The following coding sequences lie in one Brevibacterium marinum genomic window:
- a CDS encoding amidohydrolase family protein, producing MPTEDDPNFTGEPLWDPDELIASLRALADRGLNAKLHATGDGAVRMILDAVEVVRRDHGWDTRFHIAHVEYVHDDDLARFAQLQVVPDASPYLWFPSVMQESMAKQVSAETFERSWPLRRLMDSGALVSCGSDWPCAAPTPDPWTGLATLMTRSNPDPAVTGQLNADEALTVEQALAAFTRNPAQAMGLGEVTGMLRPGMSADFIVLDRDPFTSYPAQLHETAVLRTYFAGDLVYAGRG from the coding sequence ATCCCGACCGAGGATGATCCCAACTTCACCGGCGAGCCGCTGTGGGATCCGGACGAGCTCATCGCATCGCTGCGAGCACTGGCCGATCGAGGCCTCAACGCAAAGCTGCACGCCACAGGCGATGGCGCGGTGAGGATGATCCTCGACGCCGTGGAGGTGGTTCGGAGGGACCACGGTTGGGACACTCGATTCCACATCGCCCATGTCGAGTATGTCCATGATGACGATCTGGCTCGTTTCGCCCAGCTTCAGGTGGTCCCCGACGCCTCCCCGTATCTGTGGTTCCCCTCGGTGATGCAGGAGTCCATGGCCAAACAGGTCTCCGCTGAGACCTTCGAGCGCTCCTGGCCGCTGCGACGACTCATGGACTCCGGTGCGCTGGTCTCCTGCGGTTCGGACTGGCCGTGTGCAGCGCCGACGCCGGACCCCTGGACGGGCCTGGCCACGCTGATGACGCGGTCGAACCCCGATCCTGCGGTGACCGGTCAGCTCAATGCCGATGAGGCGCTGACGGTCGAGCAGGCTCTCGCGGCATTCACCCGCAATCCGGCTCAGGCCATGGGGTTGGGCGAGGTGACCGGCATGCTGCGCCCCGGAATGTCAGCCGACTTCATCGTGCTCGACAGGGACCCGTTCACCTCCTACCCGGCACAGCTGCATGAGACAGCGGTGCTGAGGACCTATTTCGCAGGAGATCTGGTCTACGCAGGGCGAGGGTGA
- a CDS encoding muconolactone Delta-isomerase family protein, translating to MLFLARMDVVFPESMSDETKADFQVKEKAYSADLQERGIMKGIWRVVGEYSNYSMYEVDDLDFLHSVFQGFPMFAYMNVNVTPLAKHPNATTDDFFRQL from the coding sequence ATGCTGTTCTTGGCACGCATGGACGTCGTATTCCCCGAGTCGATGTCGGACGAGACCAAAGCCGATTTCCAGGTCAAGGAGAAGGCCTACTCCGCCGACCTTCAGGAACGCGGAATCATGAAGGGCATCTGGCGCGTGGTCGGGGAGTACTCCAATTACTCGATGTACGAGGTCGACGACCTCGACTTCCTCCACTCGGTCTTCCAGGGATTCCCGATGTTCGCCTATATGAACGTCAACGTCACACCCCTGGCGAAGCACCCCAACGCGACCACGGACGACTTCTTCCGTCAGCTCTGA